One part of the Sphingobium yanoikuyae genome encodes these proteins:
- a CDS encoding bifunctional riboflavin kinase/FAD synthetase — protein sequence MERLTSNAPIPAHLRGGVMALGNFDGFHAGHQAVVGRAIARARAEGRPAIVATFDPHPMRLFQPDTPPFRLTTLDQRQALFAAAGADAMLVFDFTRELAALDPAGYVRLLMEELGVAAVVTGEDFTFGKGRSGTIASFGELGLPAEAVAPVMDGEGVISSSRIRAALQAGDCATATRLLTRPFTIQGMVQHGDKLGRTIGFPTANIDLGPYLRPAFGIYAVRGLLADGRVLDGAANLGIRPTFDPPKLLLEPHFFDFAESLYDQSIEVQLIHYLRPEAKYDGLDPLIAQIARDCDDARQILAGTPYLA from the coding sequence ATGGAGCGGCTTACCAGCAATGCCCCGATCCCTGCGCATCTGCGCGGCGGCGTCATGGCGCTTGGCAATTTCGACGGCTTTCATGCCGGCCATCAGGCGGTGGTCGGCCGCGCGATCGCGCGTGCGCGGGCGGAGGGGCGGCCGGCGATCGTCGCCACCTTCGATCCGCATCCGATGCGCCTGTTCCAGCCCGATACGCCGCCCTTCCGCCTGACCACGCTGGACCAGCGTCAGGCGCTGTTCGCGGCCGCCGGGGCCGACGCGATGCTGGTGTTCGACTTTACCCGCGAACTCGCCGCGCTCGACCCGGCCGGCTATGTCCGCCTGCTGATGGAAGAGCTGGGCGTTGCCGCCGTCGTCACCGGCGAGGATTTCACCTTCGGCAAGGGCCGCAGCGGCACGATCGCCAGCTTCGGCGAACTGGGCCTGCCGGCCGAAGCGGTCGCGCCGGTCATGGACGGGGAGGGGGTTATCAGCTCCAGCCGCATCCGCGCCGCATTGCAGGCCGGTGATTGCGCCACCGCCACCCGCTTGCTGACGCGTCCCTTCACGATCCAGGGCATGGTCCAGCATGGCGACAAGCTGGGCCGCACCATCGGCTTCCCGACCGCCAATATCGACCTTGGCCCTTATCTGCGCCCGGCCTTCGGCATCTATGCCGTGCGCGGGCTGCTGGCCGATGGCCGGGTGCTGGACGGCGCCGCCAATCTCGGCATCCGCCCGACCTTCGATCCGCCCAAGCTGCTGCTGGAACCGCATTTCTTCGATTTCGCCGAAAGCCTGTACGACCAGAGCATCGAAGTGCAGTTGATCCACTATCTCCGGCCGGAGGCGAAATATGACGGCCTCGACCCGCTGATCGCGCAGATCGCACGTGACTGCGACGACGCACGGCAAATCCTTGCGGGAACGCCTTACCTCGCTTAA
- the lspA gene encoding signal peptidase II, whose protein sequence is MSAINHRPLGLTVAIVTLALDQLVKYTVTYPLALQSRADAGIEILPFFRLRWLENRGVSMGFFHADNDTMRWMLVGMTMLIAGFVGVWMWREKARSDVAALGLVLGGAIGNIVDRMRLGYVVDYADLHFGEWRPFLIFNLADAAITFGVLILLARALLLREKGAKTETLK, encoded by the coding sequence ATGAGTGCCATCAACCATCGCCCGCTGGGGCTGACGGTCGCGATCGTCACCCTCGCGCTCGACCAGCTGGTCAAATATACCGTCACCTATCCGCTCGCGCTGCAGAGCCGGGCGGATGCGGGGATCGAGATACTGCCCTTCTTCCGCCTGCGCTGGCTGGAAAATCGCGGCGTCTCGATGGGCTTCTTCCATGCCGACAATGACACGATGCGCTGGATGCTGGTCGGCATGACCATGTTGATTGCCGGCTTCGTGGGCGTGTGGATGTGGCGCGAAAAGGCGCGGTCTGACGTCGCGGCGCTCGGCCTGGTGCTGGGCGGCGCGATCGGCAATATCGTCGACCGGATGCGGCTGGGCTATGTTGTCGACTATGCCGACCTGCATTTCGGCGAATGGCGGCCCTTCCTGATTTTCAACCTGGCCGACGCGGCCATCACGTTCGGCGTGCTGATCCTGCTTGCGCGGGCGCTGCTGCTGCGCGAGAAGGGCGCAAAGACGGAGACCCTGAAGTAA
- the ileS gene encoding isoleucine--tRNA ligase, whose protein sequence is MTDQPDYKSTVFLPVTDFPMKAGLAQKEPAIAARWAAMDLYGKLREKRAGRERFILHDGPPYANGDIHMGHAMNKVLKDIIVRSQSLLGKDAPYVPGWDCHGLPIEWKIEEEYRKKKLNKDEVPASEFRAQCRAYADKWVDVQKEQFKRLGVMGDWADPYLTMKFDAEATIVGELLKFAESGQLYRGAKPVMWSPVEKTALAEAEVEYEDITSTQIDVAFEIVEAPNAPELVGAHAVIWTTTPWTIPVNQALAYGPEVEYVAHKGRQQRLVDVTQPASPENLETVWEGTVVIAAALFDDFRGKTAFVPDDMFAPLWAGKGSDLAGAVARHPMHALGGFFAKPRPFLAGDFVTTDAGTGLVHMAPDHGEDDFALCKANGLNPVFAVEGDGKYRADWLWLGGQGSVINPKFVGKDGPICTDLREAGALLAASDDFKHSYPHSWRSKAKIIFRCTPQWFIPMDKPQEGVVADVDGGVMPTPIVTGNGPTLREIALDAIEHTRWVPERSTNRIRSMVEGRPDWVISRQRAWGVPIALYVHRKTGDYLVDPAVNARIIDAFKGAGADAWFGADHQALLGPDYDLNDYEVVNDILDVWFDSGSTHSFVVEGRYGEGTRADLYIEGSDQHRGWFQSSLLESCGTRGQAPYKAVLTHGFALDGSGKKMSKSLGNVVDPLKIMAESGADILRVWVASTDYFDDVRIGKEVLAGSSDAYRKLRNTFRYMLGALSDYDESEAVSYAEMPELERYMLHRLAQLDAELRAVVDKAAKSENWLEFSRYTRAIFDFANSDLSAFFFDIRKDCLYCDAKSDPKRRAYRTLLDTLFHALVRYVAPIIPFTAEEVWQSRFPSDEDSVHFLEWPEVDHRWIDNHLNDKWAELRDQREQVNEAIEPFRREKVIRSSLEADVTMGEMLPSDGVNFAEIAIVARIEMGVGDGIIVKPSEWHKCGRCWRLLPEVEEDGTLCNRCDEVLKA, encoded by the coding sequence ATGACCGACCAGCCCGATTATAAAAGCACCGTCTTCCTTCCCGTCACCGACTTTCCGATGAAGGCCGGCCTCGCGCAGAAGGAACCGGCGATTGCCGCGCGCTGGGCGGCGATGGACCTGTACGGCAAGCTGCGTGAGAAGCGCGCCGGCCGCGAACGCTTCATCCTGCATGACGGCCCGCCCTACGCCAATGGCGACATCCATATGGGCCATGCGATGAACAAGGTGCTGAAGGACATCATCGTCCGCAGCCAGTCGCTGCTCGGCAAGGATGCGCCCTATGTCCCCGGCTGGGACTGCCACGGCCTGCCGATCGAATGGAAGATCGAGGAGGAATATCGCAAGAAGAAGCTGAACAAGGACGAGGTGCCCGCGTCCGAATTCCGCGCCCAGTGTCGCGCCTATGCCGACAAGTGGGTGGACGTGCAGAAGGAGCAGTTCAAGCGCCTGGGCGTGATGGGCGACTGGGCCGACCCCTATCTGACCATGAAGTTCGACGCCGAGGCGACGATCGTCGGCGAGTTGCTGAAGTTCGCGGAAAGCGGCCAGCTCTATCGCGGCGCCAAGCCCGTCATGTGGTCCCCGGTCGAAAAGACCGCGCTGGCCGAGGCGGAAGTGGAATATGAGGACATCACGTCCACGCAGATCGACGTGGCGTTCGAGATCGTCGAAGCGCCGAATGCGCCCGAACTGGTCGGCGCCCATGCGGTGATCTGGACCACGACGCCCTGGACGATCCCGGTGAACCAGGCTTTGGCCTATGGGCCGGAGGTTGAGTATGTTGCGCACAAGGGGCGGCAGCAGCGTCTCGTAGATGTCACCCAACCGGCATCGCCCGAAAATCTAGAAACGGTCTGGGAAGGCACGGTTGTCATCGCCGCAGCACTTTTCGACGACTTCCGTGGCAAAACTGCCTTTGTGCCGGACGATATGTTCGCACCCCTTTGGGCTGGCAAAGGCTCGGACCTCGCCGGCGCCGTCGCGCGCCACCCGATGCACGCGCTCGGCGGCTTCTTCGCCAAGCCGCGTCCGTTCCTCGCGGGCGATTTCGTCACGACCGATGCGGGCACCGGCCTCGTCCATATGGCGCCCGACCATGGCGAGGACGACTTTGCCCTGTGCAAGGCGAACGGCCTGAACCCGGTCTTCGCGGTCGAGGGCGACGGGAAGTATCGCGCCGACTGGCTGTGGCTGGGCGGGCAGGGCTCGGTCATCAACCCCAAATTCGTCGGCAAGGATGGCCCGATCTGCACCGACCTGCGCGAAGCGGGCGCGCTGCTCGCCGCGTCGGACGATTTCAAGCACAGCTATCCGCATAGCTGGCGCTCCAAGGCGAAGATCATCTTCCGCTGCACTCCGCAATGGTTCATCCCGATGGACAAGCCGCAGGAGGGCGTGGTGGCCGATGTCGATGGCGGCGTGATGCCGACCCCGATCGTCACCGGCAACGGCCCGACCCTGCGCGAGATCGCGCTCGACGCGATCGAGCATACGCGCTGGGTGCCCGAGCGTTCGACCAACCGCATCCGTTCGATGGTGGAGGGGCGCCCCGACTGGGTGATCAGCCGCCAGCGCGCCTGGGGCGTGCCGATCGCGCTCTATGTTCATCGCAAGACTGGTGACTATCTTGTTGATCCGGCAGTCAATGCCCGCATCATCGACGCGTTCAAGGGCGCCGGTGCAGATGCCTGGTTCGGTGCCGATCATCAGGCGCTGCTCGGCCCCGATTATGACCTCAATGACTATGAGGTCGTGAACGACATTCTCGACGTCTGGTTCGACAGCGGCTCGACCCACAGTTTCGTGGTCGAGGGCCGCTATGGCGAGGGCACCCGCGCCGACCTCTATATCGAAGGGTCGGACCAGCATCGCGGCTGGTTCCAGTCGTCGCTGCTGGAAAGCTGCGGCACCCGTGGCCAGGCCCCCTACAAGGCGGTGCTGACCCATGGCTTCGCGCTCGACGGCTCGGGCAAGAAAATGTCCAAGAGCCTTGGCAATGTCGTCGATCCGCTCAAGATCATGGCCGAAAGCGGCGCCGACATCCTGCGCGTCTGGGTCGCCAGCACCGACTATTTCGATGACGTCCGCATCGGCAAGGAAGTGCTGGCCGGTTCGTCCGACGCCTATCGCAAGCTGCGCAACACCTTCCGCTACATGCTCGGCGCCCTGTCCGACTATGACGAGAGCGAGGCGGTCAGCTACGCCGAAATGCCGGAGCTGGAGCGCTATATGCTCCATCGTCTGGCCCAGCTTGACGCGGAACTGCGCGCCGTGGTGGACAAGGCGGCGAAGAGCGAGAACTGGCTGGAATTCAGCCGCTACACCCGCGCGATCTTCGACTTCGCGAACAGCGACCTCAGCGCCTTCTTCTTCGACATCCGCAAGGACTGCCTCTATTGCGATGCGAAGTCGGATCCCAAGCGCCGCGCCTATCGCACCTTGCTCGACACTTTGTTCCATGCGCTGGTCCGCTATGTCGCGCCGATCATCCCCTTCACCGCTGAGGAAGTATGGCAGAGCCGCTTCCCAAGTGACGAGGATAGCGTCCATTTTCTGGAATGGCCGGAAGTCGACCATCGCTGGATCGACAATCATCTGAACGACAAATGGGCGGAGCTGCGCGACCAGCGCGAGCAGGTCAATGAGGCGATCGAACCCTTCCGCCGCGAGAAGGTGATCCGCTCCAGCCTGGAGGCCGATGTCACCATGGGCGAAATGTTGCCCAGCGACGGTGTGAACTTCGCCGAAATCGCCATCGTCGCCCGGATCGAGATGGGCGTGGGCGACGGCATCATCGTCAAGCCCAGCGAGTGGCACAAATGCGGCCGCTGCTGGCGCCTGCTGCCCGAGGTCGAGGAAGACGGCACGCTGTGCAACCGCTGTGACGAGGTGTTGAAGGCATGA
- a CDS encoding DUF3035 domain-containing protein, with amino-acid sequence MRKLILAAGLVATLSACGGGGNGLLNRGRPDEFAVTRQAPLVVPPDFALVPPAPGTPAAATVDSSRAAQEALFGGPAPRSASESAALNSAGRGTAAAGIRSQAGDPGTEVVDKGATTRDIIAAPEGDGQDARAATGTQTTPPQQ; translated from the coding sequence ATGCGTAAACTGATCCTCGCCGCCGGCCTTGTTGCAACCCTGTCGGCGTGCGGCGGCGGCGGTAACGGCCTGCTCAACCGTGGCCGTCCCGACGAGTTCGCTGTGACGCGCCAGGCGCCGCTGGTCGTGCCGCCCGATTTCGCGCTGGTCCCGCCCGCGCCGGGCACCCCGGCTGCCGCCACGGTCGATTCGAGCCGCGCCGCACAGGAAGCGCTGTTCGGCGGTCCGGCCCCGCGCAGCGCATCGGAAAGCGCGGCGCTGAACTCGGCCGGCCGTGGCACGGCCGCCGCCGGTATCCGCTCGCAGGCGGGTGATCCGGGCACCGAAGTGGTCGACAAGGGCGCCACCACCCGCGACATCATCGCTGCGCCGGAAGGCGACGGCCAGGACGCCCGCGCCGCCACCGGCACGCAGACGACCCCGCCGCAGCAATAA
- a CDS encoding dihydrofolate reductase gives MSEQPDIILILARADNGVIGRDGDLPWRLPADLKHFKALTAGHPMLMGRKTFDSLPGLLPGRRHIVLTRDPEWMGEGAEVAHDVDAAIALADAPVLMVIGGAEIYRLFLDHADRIELTEVHVDAEGDTHIAYPDPADWRETARADHPALDGRPAYSFVTFGRRP, from the coding sequence ATGAGCGAGCAGCCCGACATCATCCTGATCCTGGCCCGCGCCGATAATGGCGTGATCGGCCGGGATGGCGACCTGCCCTGGCGGTTGCCGGCCGACCTCAAACATTTCAAGGCGCTGACCGCTGGCCATCCGATGCTGATGGGGCGCAAGACGTTCGACAGCCTGCCCGGCCTGTTGCCCGGCCGTCGCCATATCGTGCTGACCCGCGATCCGGAATGGATGGGCGAGGGGGCGGAGGTCGCCCATGATGTCGATGCCGCGATCGCGCTGGCCGATGCGCCGGTGCTGATGGTGATCGGCGGCGCGGAAATCTATCGCCTGTTCCTCGACCATGCCGACCGGATCGAACTGACCGAGGTGCATGTTGACGCTGAAGGTGACACCCATATCGCCTATCCCGATCCGGCGGACTGGCGCGAAACGGCGCGCGCGGATCATCCCGCGCTGGACGGGCGCCCGGCCTACAGCTTCGTGACGTTCGGCCGTCGCCCGTAA
- a CDS encoding ArsR/SmtB family transcription factor, which produces MSPAEIFAALGDPTRLGLIARLGDGNGRSIVQLGEGLPISRQAVAKHLDVLHGAGLVRRRKQGREVHFALRREAVAAAQDWLGRVGAQWDGTLARLKAFAEGDDKTPPSP; this is translated from the coding sequence ATGTCACCGGCTGAGATTTTCGCGGCACTGGGTGATCCCACGCGCCTCGGCCTCATCGCACGGCTGGGCGACGGCAATGGCCGGTCGATCGTGCAACTGGGCGAAGGCCTGCCGATCAGCCGTCAGGCGGTGGCCAAGCATCTGGATGTGCTGCACGGTGCCGGACTGGTGCGCAGGCGCAAGCAGGGGCGGGAAGTGCATTTCGCGCTGCGCCGGGAGGCGGTTGCGGCGGCGCAGGACTGGCTCGGCCGGGTCGGCGCGCAATGGGATGGCACGCTCGCCCGGCTCAAGGCCTTTGCGGAAGGGGACGATAAGACGCCCCCTTCCCCATAG
- a CDS encoding SRPBCC family protein, giving the protein MTDSIIKTIDIAAPIERVWDALTDHVQFGTWFRVALDQPFAIGQPSTGQMTYPGYEAYRWQARVVAIEPMTRFAYEWPATGGDKALMESGVPVPEWTLVEFVLEPIDGGTRLTVTESGFDAVPEPRRTNVMRDNDGGWAEQVKNIRDHVTG; this is encoded by the coding sequence ATGACCGACAGCATCATCAAGACGATCGACATCGCCGCGCCGATAGAGCGGGTATGGGACGCCCTGACCGACCATGTGCAATTCGGCACCTGGTTCCGCGTCGCGCTCGACCAGCCCTTTGCCATCGGCCAGCCCTCGACCGGGCAAATGACCTATCCGGGCTATGAGGCGTATCGCTGGCAGGCGCGGGTCGTGGCGATCGAGCCGATGACCCGCTTTGCCTATGAATGGCCTGCAACCGGCGGCGACAAGGCGCTGATGGAGAGCGGCGTGCCGGTCCCCGAATGGACGCTGGTGGAGTTCGTGCTGGAGCCGATCGACGGCGGCACGCGCCTGACCGTCACCGAAAGCGGGTTCGACGCGGTGCCCGAACCACGCCGGACCAATGTCATGCGCGACAATGACGGCGGCTGGGCGGAACAGGTGAAGAATATCCGCGACCATGTCACCGGCTGA